One region of Sphingomonas adhaesiva genomic DNA includes:
- a CDS encoding DUF1674 domain-containing protein produces the protein MGQRPDHVKPPAYLSPNPPVPAPEKVERKEQDPLGRDPVRYGDWELKGIAIDF, from the coding sequence ATGGGCCAGCGCCCCGACCATGTGAAGCCGCCCGCCTATCTCTCCCCCAACCCGCCGGTGCCCGCGCCGGAGAAGGTGGAGCGCAAGGAGCAGGACCCGCTCGGACGCGACCCGGTGCGCTACGGCGACTGGGAGCTGAAGGGTATCGCGATCGATTTTTGA
- a CDS encoding M48 family metalloprotease: MNGFKTTMLLAALTALFMALGYTLGGAGGATIALLVAGGMNLFTFWNADRIVLSMHHAREVDDATAPEFVGLVRALARRANLPMPRVYIVDDPSPNAFATGRNPENAAVAATTGLLDLLTREEIAGVMAHELGHVRNRDTLIMTMVATIAGAVSMLANVGLFFRGGEGRGPGWAGILAVLVAPFAAMIVQMAISRTREYGADRAGAEISGDPRALASALAKLQRGASMIPGATAARIPAAQQLYIVPGRSGDSLFSTHPDTDNRIAALAAIAQEMGMTSPAPSAPPAPSASVPVTRRRSSALDPLA, from the coding sequence ATGAACGGCTTCAAGACGACGATGCTCCTCGCCGCGCTCACCGCCCTGTTCATGGCGCTGGGCTATACGCTGGGCGGTGCCGGCGGCGCGACGATCGCGCTGCTGGTCGCGGGCGGCATGAACCTCTTCACCTTCTGGAACGCGGACCGCATCGTGCTGTCGATGCACCATGCGCGCGAGGTCGACGACGCGACCGCGCCCGAATTCGTGGGGCTGGTGCGCGCGCTGGCGCGCCGCGCGAACCTGCCGATGCCGCGCGTCTATATCGTCGACGATCCCTCGCCCAACGCCTTCGCCACCGGGCGCAATCCGGAGAATGCGGCGGTCGCGGCCACCACCGGGCTGCTCGACCTGCTGACGCGCGAGGAGATCGCGGGCGTGATGGCGCACGAGCTGGGCCATGTCCGCAACCGCGACACGCTCATCATGACGATGGTGGCGACGATTGCGGGGGCGGTATCGATGCTCGCCAATGTCGGGCTGTTCTTTCGTGGTGGAGAGGGACGCGGCCCCGGCTGGGCCGGTATCCTGGCGGTCCTGGTCGCGCCGTTCGCCGCGATGATCGTCCAGATGGCGATCAGCCGCACGCGCGAATATGGCGCCGACCGGGCGGGCGCGGAGATCAGCGGCGATCCGCGCGCGCTCGCCAGCGCGCTGGCCAAGCTGCAACGCGGCGCCAGCATGATCCCCGGCGCGACGGCGGCGCGCATCCCCGCCGCGCAGCAGCTGTACATCGTCCCCGGCCGATCGGGCGACAGCCTGTTCTCGACCCACCCCGACACCGACAACCGCATTGCCGCGCTGGCCGCCATCGCGCAGGAGATGGGGATGACCTCCCCTGCCCCCTCCGCCCCCCCTGCTCCCTCCGCTTCCGTGCCCGTCACCCGCCGACGTTCCAGCGCGCTCGATCCGCTCGCCTGA
- the hemC gene encoding hydroxymethylbilane synthase — protein sequence MFRLGTRGSPLALTQAGMVRDALMATHGWPDVEIVVIRTTGDRVQDRALAEIGGKALWTKELDRALLAGEVDACVHSMKDVETLRPDAIAIAAILPRADVRDRLIGADAIDALPHGATIGTSSPRRAAQVRRLRPDVTTTLFRGNVDTRLGKLAAGEVDATLLAAAGLERLGRHDTGAAIPLDVMLPAPAQGAVGIETLVDAEARALVAAIDHGDTHRAVAAERAFLAALRADCHSPVAALATVEGGALRLRAQLLTEAGEQAIEGEAVGEDGVELGARLAGDLLDRAPDAIRALFG from the coding sequence ATGTTCCGGCTCGGCACCCGTGGTTCCCCGCTCGCGCTCACCCAGGCGGGGATGGTGCGCGATGCGCTGATGGCGACGCATGGCTGGCCGGACGTCGAGATCGTCGTCATCCGCACCACCGGCGACCGCGTGCAGGACCGCGCGCTGGCGGAGATCGGCGGCAAGGCGCTGTGGACGAAGGAGCTGGACCGCGCGCTGCTCGCCGGGGAGGTCGATGCCTGCGTCCATTCGATGAAGGACGTCGAGACGCTTCGCCCCGATGCGATCGCGATCGCCGCGATCCTGCCGCGCGCGGACGTGCGCGACCGGCTGATCGGGGCCGACGCGATCGACGCGCTGCCGCACGGCGCGACGATCGGCACCAGCAGCCCGCGGCGCGCGGCGCAGGTGCGGCGGCTGCGCCCCGATGTCACGACCACGCTGTTCCGCGGCAATGTCGACACCCGGCTGGGCAAGCTGGCGGCGGGCGAGGTGGATGCGACGCTGCTCGCCGCCGCCGGGCTGGAGCGGCTGGGGCGGCACGATACCGGGGCGGCGATCCCGCTCGACGTGATGCTCCCCGCGCCCGCGCAGGGGGCGGTCGGGATCGAGACGCTGGTGGACGCGGAGGCGCGCGCGCTGGTCGCGGCGATCGACCATGGCGATACGCACCGCGCGGTGGCGGCGGAGCGCGCGTTCCTGGCGGCGTTGCGCGCCGACTGCCACTCGCCGGTCGCGGCGCTGGCGACGGTCGAGGGCGGGGCGCTCAGGCTGCGCGCGCAACTGCTGACCGAGGCGGGGGAGCAGGCGATCGAGGGCGAGGCCGTGGGCGAGGACGGGGTCGAGCTGGGCGCGCGGCTGGCGGGCGATCTGCTCGACCGCGCGCCCGACGCGATCCGGGCGCTGTTCGGTTGA
- a CDS encoding NAD(P)H-dependent glycerol-3-phosphate dehydrogenase gives MSAAIGVIGAGAWGTALAQVAAGNGHAVRLWARDPALVEAINATHENAAYLPGIPLSAGIRATTDLAEAADAAANLIVTPAQAMRGVLARLPANAQPLIVCCKGIEAHTHRLMSEVAQEQHPASPVLVLSGPTFAHEVARGLPTAVTLAGEDEATRTLLAAALALPHFRPYASGDVIGAEIGGAVKNVLAIACGVVDGAGLGQNARAALIARGFAEMTRFGLARGARAETLAGLSGLGDLVLTCSSTASRNFALGLGIGRGEAAADLLANRRTVAEGAFTAPVLREVALAAGVEMPITDAVCRLLDGEDVRGVIDALLARPLREE, from the coding sequence GTGAGCGCGGCGATCGGCGTCATCGGCGCGGGCGCGTGGGGCACCGCGCTGGCGCAGGTCGCCGCCGGCAACGGGCATGCGGTGCGGCTGTGGGCACGCGACCCCGCGCTGGTCGAGGCGATCAACGCCACGCACGAGAACGCCGCCTACCTCCCCGGCATCCCGCTGTCCGCGGGCATCCGCGCCACGACCGACCTGGCGGAGGCGGCGGACGCGGCGGCGAACCTGATCGTCACCCCGGCGCAGGCGATGCGCGGCGTGCTGGCGCGGCTGCCCGCCAACGCCCAGCCGCTGATCGTCTGTTGCAAGGGGATCGAGGCGCACACCCACCGCCTGATGAGCGAGGTGGCGCAGGAGCAGCATCCCGCCTCCCCCGTGCTGGTGCTGTCGGGCCCGACCTTCGCGCACGAGGTCGCGCGCGGCCTGCCCACCGCGGTGACGCTGGCGGGGGAGGACGAGGCGACCCGCACGCTGCTCGCCGCCGCCCTCGCTTTGCCGCATTTCCGCCCCTACGCCAGCGGCGACGTGATCGGCGCGGAGATCGGCGGCGCGGTGAAGAACGTGCTCGCGATCGCGTGCGGCGTGGTCGACGGCGCGGGGCTGGGCCAGAATGCGCGCGCGGCGCTGATCGCACGCGGCTTTGCGGAGATGACGCGCTTCGGCCTCGCCCGCGGTGCGCGCGCGGAAACGCTCGCCGGGCTGTCGGGGCTGGGCGATCTGGTGCTCACCTGCTCCTCCACCGCGTCGCGCAACTTCGCGCTGGGCCTGGGGATCGGGCGTGGCGAGGCGGCGGCGGACCTGCTGGCGAACCGCCGCACCGTCGCGGAAGGGGCCTTCACCGCGCCGGTCCTGCGCGAGGTCGCGCTGGCGGCCGGCGTGGAGATGCCGATCACCGACGCGGTCTGCCGCCTGCTGGACGGCGAGGACGTCCGCGGCGTGATCGACGCGCTGCTGGCGCGGCCGTTGCGGGAAGAGTGA
- a CDS encoding RsmB/NOP family class I SAM-dependent RNA methyltransferase — protein sequence MARPQPTRGHVKGGPDPLGTPARRAALRLLDAVLRRGEALEAALPMATRALHGGPDRGLAHAIAAETLRRLPDLDALIDGATRQRLPDDAKARFALRIALVQALSLGTPPHAAISTVLPLVDGGPRKLVHGVFGTLMRAEASLPEVPTLPADVAQRWRAAWGDGMVDAAARAIAAPPPIDLSLRDAGWDGIDAPSLAPAHRRVPAGTDIAALPGYDDGAFWVQDIAASLPARLLGRGDGIALDLCAAPGGKTLQLAAAGWRVTAVDASESRAARLRENRDRMALPFAIAIADVLDWRPDAPAPAVLVDAPCSATGIFRRHPDVLYRAHPGIVADMAELQARILARAADAVAPGGTLVYATCSLEPAEGEEQLDRFLARHGDFALAPPQDGELPPGIPVTDRGCIRTLPGTLEDAGGCDGFFIARVRRTG from the coding sequence GTGGCCCGCCCGCAACCAACCCGCGGCCACGTGAAGGGCGGCCCCGATCCGCTCGGCACCCCCGCCCGCCGCGCCGCGCTGCGCCTGCTCGACGCCGTCCTGCGCCGCGGCGAGGCGCTCGAGGCCGCGCTGCCCATGGCGACCCGCGCGCTCCACGGCGGCCCCGACCGGGGCCTCGCGCACGCCATCGCGGCGGAGACGCTGCGCCGCCTCCCCGATCTCGACGCGCTGATCGACGGCGCCACCCGCCAGCGGCTGCCCGACGATGCCAAGGCGCGCTTCGCGCTGCGCATCGCGCTCGTCCAGGCGCTGTCGCTCGGCACCCCGCCGCATGCCGCGATCAGCACCGTCCTGCCGCTGGTCGACGGTGGCCCGCGCAAGCTGGTCCACGGCGTCTTCGGCACGCTGATGCGTGCGGAGGCATCGCTGCCCGAGGTGCCGACGCTCCCCGCCGATGTCGCGCAGCGCTGGCGCGCCGCCTGGGGCGACGGCATGGTGGACGCCGCCGCCCGCGCCATCGCCGCGCCGCCGCCGATCGACCTCAGCCTGCGCGACGCCGGCTGGGACGGCATCGACGCCCCCTCGCTCGCCCCGGCGCACCGCCGCGTCCCCGCCGGGACCGACATCGCCGCGCTTCCCGGCTACGACGACGGCGCCTTCTGGGTGCAGGACATCGCCGCCTCGCTCCCCGCGCGCCTGCTGGGGCGCGGCGATGGCATCGCGCTCGACCTGTGCGCCGCCCCGGGGGGAAAGACGCTCCAGCTGGCCGCCGCCGGCTGGCGCGTGACCGCGGTCGATGCGTCGGAAAGTCGCGCCGCGCGACTTCGCGAGAACCGCGACCGCATGGCGCTGCCGTTCGCCATCGCCATCGCCGATGTCCTCGACTGGCGGCCCGATGCCCCCGCCCCCGCGGTGCTGGTCGATGCGCCGTGCAGCGCGACCGGCATCTTCCGCCGTCACCCCGACGTGCTGTACCGCGCGCACCCCGGCATCGTCGCCGACATGGCGGAGCTTCAGGCGCGCATCCTCGCGCGCGCCGCCGATGCGGTCGCGCCGGGGGGGACGCTCGTCTACGCCACCTGTTCGCTGGAACCGGCGGAGGGCGAGGAGCAGCTCGACCGCTTCCTCGCCCGGCACGGCGACTTCGCGCTCGCGCCGCCGCAGGATGGCGAACTGCCCCCCGGCATCCCCGTCACGGATCGCGGCTGCATCCGCACCCTCCCCGGCACGCTGGAGGACGCCGGCGGCTGCGACGGCTTCTTCATCGCGCGGGTCCGCCGCACGGGGTGA
- a CDS encoding uroporphyrinogen-III synthase, which translates to MARRALVLRPEPGNARTCAALRAAGVEAVALPLFAVVPRRWTVPAAERFDALLLTSANAVRHAGEGMQALAHLPVVAVGEATAAAARAAGLSVAVTGDGDAARAVALAARYPRLLHLAGRDRVAAPGVEAVTVYASERVAVPGDAMAAARGAVVLLHSRRAATRFVAMLGAVPRASVRVVALSPAVADVLGAGWDSVTVAARPGDAAMVEAAARVAIDP; encoded by the coding sequence ATGGCCCGCCGCGCGCTGGTGCTGCGGCCGGAACCGGGGAATGCGCGCACCTGCGCCGCGTTGCGCGCGGCGGGGGTGGAGGCGGTGGCGCTGCCGCTGTTCGCGGTCGTGCCGCGGCGATGGACGGTGCCCGCCGCGGAGCGGTTCGACGCCCTGCTGCTGACCAGCGCCAATGCGGTGCGCCATGCGGGCGAGGGGATGCAGGCGCTCGCGCACCTGCCGGTCGTCGCGGTGGGTGAGGCGACCGCGGCGGCGGCGCGGGCGGCGGGGCTGAGCGTCGCGGTCACGGGGGACGGCGATGCGGCGCGGGCGGTGGCCTTGGCCGCGCGCTACCCCCGGCTGCTCCACCTGGCGGGGCGCGACCGGGTGGCCGCGCCGGGGGTGGAGGCGGTGACGGTCTATGCCAGCGAGCGGGTCGCCGTACCCGGTGACGCCATGGCGGCGGCACGGGGGGCGGTGGTGCTGCTCCACTCGCGGCGCGCGGCGACGCGGTTCGTGGCCATGCTGGGGGCGGTGCCGCGCGCGAGCGTCCGGGTCGTCGCCCTGTCGCCGGCGGTCGCGGACGTGCTGGGGGCGGGGTGGGACAGCGTGACGGTCGCCGCGCGGCCCGGCGATGCGGCGATGGTCGAGGCGGCGGCGCGCGTCGCGATTGACCCGTGA
- the tsaD gene encoding tRNA (adenosine(37)-N6)-threonylcarbamoyltransferase complex transferase subunit TsaD encodes MLILGLESSCDETAAALVTGDRQVLAHRLAGQEAAHRPFGGVVPEIAARAHVEVLEPLIAAALADAKVTLADVDAVAATAGPGLIGGVMVGLVTGKALAHAAGKPLVAVNHLEGHALSPRLADPDLAFPYLLLLVSGGHCQLLLVEGVGAYRRLATTIDDAVGEAFDKTAKILGLGFPGGPAVEQAAAQGDPQAVPLPRPLKGSAEPHFSFAGLKAAVARAAPDHAAVDVAASFQAAVVDCLLDRTTRAIVRAPEATALVVAGGVAANGAVRAGLHALAGRHGLRFVAPPSWLCTDNAAMIAWAGAERFAAGLTDPLDVAARPRWPLDPTAEKVRGAGVKA; translated from the coding sequence ATGCTCATCCTCGGCCTCGAATCCTCGTGCGACGAAACCGCCGCCGCGCTCGTCACCGGCGACCGGCAGGTGCTCGCCCACCGCCTCGCCGGGCAGGAGGCCGCGCACCGCCCGTTCGGCGGCGTCGTGCCGGAAATCGCCGCGCGCGCGCACGTCGAGGTGCTGGAGCCGCTGATCGCCGCCGCGCTCGCCGATGCGAAGGTCACGCTGGCGGATGTCGACGCGGTCGCCGCTACCGCCGGCCCCGGGCTGATCGGCGGGGTGATGGTCGGGCTCGTCACCGGCAAGGCGCTGGCGCATGCCGCGGGCAAGCCGCTGGTCGCGGTCAATCACCTGGAGGGCCATGCGCTCAGCCCGCGACTGGCCGACCCCGACCTCGCCTTCCCCTATCTGCTGCTGCTGGTATCGGGCGGGCATTGCCAGTTGCTGCTGGTGGAGGGGGTCGGCGCCTACCGCCGCCTCGCCACGACGATCGACGATGCGGTGGGCGAGGCGTTCGACAAGACCGCCAAGATCCTGGGCCTCGGCTTCCCCGGCGGTCCCGCGGTCGAGCAGGCCGCGGCGCAGGGCGATCCGCAGGCGGTGCCGCTGCCGCGCCCGCTCAAGGGATCGGCGGAGCCGCATTTCTCCTTCGCGGGGCTGAAGGCCGCGGTGGCGCGCGCCGCCCCGGATCACGCCGCCGTCGACGTCGCCGCCAGCTTCCAGGCCGCGGTCGTCGACTGCCTGCTCGACCGCACGACGCGCGCGATCGTCCGCGCGCCGGAGGCGACCGCGCTCGTCGTCGCGGGCGGGGTCGCCGCCAACGGCGCGGTGCGCGCCGGGCTGCACGCGCTCGCCGGCCGGCACGGCCTGCGCTTCGTCGCGCCGCCGTCGTGGCTGTGCACCGACAATGCCGCGATGATCGCCTGGGCCGGGGCGGAGCGGTTCGCCGCCGGCCTGACCGACCCGCTCGACGTCGCCGCGCGCCCGCGCTGGCCGCTCGACCCGACCGCGGAGAAGGTCCGCGGCGCGGGGGTGAAGGCGTGA